The following are encoded together in the Bactrocera neohumeralis isolate Rockhampton chromosome 6, APGP_CSIRO_Bneo_wtdbg2-racon-allhic-juicebox.fasta_v2, whole genome shotgun sequence genome:
- the LOC126763069 gene encoding odorant receptor 67d-like isoform X2: MATKKVRPTESFGKIIKFFHLISSLVGADVADENYRVNIITITLIICIVAYFIFTGTTVASVFSENWTYLLEASCMVGSVLQGITKLISAFAFAKEICGIRIELENLYREYEVKGDDYAEALNKSCERVWQVIKMVGQVYFVAGGGIILITVVLIFASNEKVFLMHFMIPGIDVDTQVGYLMTLTLHTMCFLFGAFGLFAGDLFFLLFLGQPMLFLDLLVLKVKSLNEAAAENSSTAERLLIEIIEWHQYYTDYNLRCNRIFYYINSMQIVTSGISIICTLYIILLGDWPGAYLYILVAFGGLYLYCIMGTKIQTCNTAFCEELWNINFYDLEVKNQKMIIPILMKAQNPCEIKVGGFLPLSVQTALKVIMTSYAF; this comes from the exons ATGGCCACCAAAAAAGTGCGCCCAACCGAATCGTTTGGGAAGATTATAAAGTTTTTCCATTTAATATCTAGTTTGGTTGGTGCTGATGTCGCCGATGAGAATTATCGCGTCAACATTATCACCATTACTTTGATAATCTGCATTGTGGCTTACTTCATCTTCACCGGCACCACAGTGGCCAGTGTCTTTTCGGAAAACTGGACTTACTTGCTGGAAGCATCGTGTATGGTGGGCAGCGTGTTGCAGGGCATCACTAAACTCATTTCGGCATTTGCTTTTGCCAAAGAAATCTGTGGCATTCGCATAGAGTTGGAAAATCTGTATCGTGAATATGAAGTGAAGGGCGACGACTATGCCGAGGCGCTAAATAAATCTTGTGAACGTGTGTGGCAAGTGATAAAAATGGTGGGGCAAGTGTATTTTGTTGCAGGCGGGGGCATAATATTGATTACCGTCGTTTTGATATTTGCATCTAacgaaaaagtgtttttaatgCACTTCATGATACCTGGCATTGATGTCGACACACAAGTGGGCTATCTGATGACATTGACCCTGCATACCATGTGCTTTCTTTTTGGCGCTTTCGGTCTCTTCGCCGGCGATCTATTCTTTTTGCTCTTCTTAGGGCAGCCGATGTTGTTTCTTGACCTGTTGGTGTTGAAGGTGAAGTCGCTGAACGAGGCTGCTGCTGAAAATAGCAGTACCGCCGAACGGCTGCTGATCGAAATTATTGAGTGGCATCAATACTATACGGA CTACAATCTGCGTTGTAATCGTatcttttattatataaacaGCATGCAAATCGTCACATCGGGCATCTCAATTATATGCACGCTCTACATTATTCTACTGGGTGACTGGCCTGGTGCGTACCTATATATTTTAGTCGCCTTTGGTGGCCTCTATCTATATTGTATAATGGGCACGAAAATTCAAACTTGT AATACCGCATTTTGTGAAGAGCTttggaatataaatttttacgatTTGGAGGTGAAAAACCAGAAGATGATAATACCCATTTTAATGAAGGCACAAAATCCCTGCGAGATTAAAGTCGGCGGTTTCTTGCCACTCTCCGTACAAACTGCACTTAAGGTTATAATGACTTCTTATGCTTTCTAA
- the LOC126763069 gene encoding odorant receptor 67d-like isoform X1, which translates to MATKKVRPTESFGKIIKFFHLISSLVGADVADENYRVNIITITLIICIVAYFIFTGTTVASVFSENWTYLLEASCMVGSVLQGITKLISAFAFAKEICGIRIELENLYREYEVKGDDYAEALNKSCERVWQVIKMVGQVYFVAGGGIILITVVLIFASNEKVFLMHFMIPGIDVDTQVGYLMTLTLHTMCFLFGAFGLFAGDLFFLLFLGQPMLFLDLLVLKVKSLNEAAAENSSTAERLLIEIIEWHQYYTDYNLRCNRIFYYINSMQIVTSGISIICTLYIILLGDWPGAYLYILVAFGGLYLYCIMGTKIQTCNTAFCEELWNINFYDLEVKNQKMIIPILMKAQNPCEIKVGGFLPLSVQTALKITKTIYGIFTMMLGFLEENQ; encoded by the exons ATGGCCACCAAAAAAGTGCGCCCAACCGAATCGTTTGGGAAGATTATAAAGTTTTTCCATTTAATATCTAGTTTGGTTGGTGCTGATGTCGCCGATGAGAATTATCGCGTCAACATTATCACCATTACTTTGATAATCTGCATTGTGGCTTACTTCATCTTCACCGGCACCACAGTGGCCAGTGTCTTTTCGGAAAACTGGACTTACTTGCTGGAAGCATCGTGTATGGTGGGCAGCGTGTTGCAGGGCATCACTAAACTCATTTCGGCATTTGCTTTTGCCAAAGAAATCTGTGGCATTCGCATAGAGTTGGAAAATCTGTATCGTGAATATGAAGTGAAGGGCGACGACTATGCCGAGGCGCTAAATAAATCTTGTGAACGTGTGTGGCAAGTGATAAAAATGGTGGGGCAAGTGTATTTTGTTGCAGGCGGGGGCATAATATTGATTACCGTCGTTTTGATATTTGCATCTAacgaaaaagtgtttttaatgCACTTCATGATACCTGGCATTGATGTCGACACACAAGTGGGCTATCTGATGACATTGACCCTGCATACCATGTGCTTTCTTTTTGGCGCTTTCGGTCTCTTCGCCGGCGATCTATTCTTTTTGCTCTTCTTAGGGCAGCCGATGTTGTTTCTTGACCTGTTGGTGTTGAAGGTGAAGTCGCTGAACGAGGCTGCTGCTGAAAATAGCAGTACCGCCGAACGGCTGCTGATCGAAATTATTGAGTGGCATCAATACTATACGGA CTACAATCTGCGTTGTAATCGTatcttttattatataaacaGCATGCAAATCGTCACATCGGGCATCTCAATTATATGCACGCTCTACATTATTCTACTGGGTGACTGGCCTGGTGCGTACCTATATATTTTAGTCGCCTTTGGTGGCCTCTATCTATATTGTATAATGGGCACGAAAATTCAAACTTGT AATACCGCATTTTGTGAAGAGCTttggaatataaatttttacgatTTGGAGGTGAAAAACCAGAAGATGATAATACCCATTTTAATGAAGGCACAAAATCCCTGCGAGATTAAAGTCGGCGGTTTCTTGCCACTCTCCGTACAAACTGCACTTAAG ATTACCAAAACGATTTATGGTATATTTACCATGATGCTCGGCTTTTTGGAAGAgaaccaataa
- the LOC126763070 gene encoding odorant receptor 67d-like produces MTIKHISPTASFAKLIKTVRFISSLVGADVSTENYQVNIITIIVIVCIIIYFIFTATTVASVFSENWTYLLEASCMVGSVLQGITKLISGISKTNQVSGMRLELEELYRVYESKGESYCKVMNACCDRVWQVIKMVGLIYGAAIVGNLLLTSFMVFFANQKVYIMHFFIPGVDVETSFGYLLTTALHSLCFLAGAFGLFGGDLFFLIYLGQPELFRDILILKVHELNEAAAQKDNKTESLLISIIEWHQYYTDYNERCNELFYYIITMQILTSGVSIVFTMYIILMGDWPGAYLYILIALSGLYLYCIIGTNIQTCNETFFEELYNINWYELDVKGRKMMILVLMKSQNPSEIKIGGVLPLSVQTALQITKTIYGIFTMMLGFLDEEQ; encoded by the exons ATGACTATTAAACACATCAGCCCTACTGCATCCTTTGCTAAGCTCATAAAGACGGTTCGCTTTATTTCCAGCTTGGTCGGCGCGGATGTCTCCACGGAGAATTATCAAGTCAACATCATCACCATTATTGTGATAGTCTGCATTATCATTTACTTCATCTTCACCGCAACCACGGTGGCCAGTGTCTTTTCGGAGAACTGGACATATCTACTGGAGGCATCATGTATGGTGGGCAGCGTATTGCAAGGCATCACAAAACTCATTTCGGGCATCAGCAAAACCAATCAAGTCTCCGGCATGCGCTTGGAATTGGAAGAACTTTATCGTGTATATGAGTCCAAAGGAGAGTCATATTGTAAGGTAATGAATGCGTGTTGCGACCGTGTGTGGCAGGTCATAAAAATGGTGGGACTTATTTATGGTGCGGCGATTGTTGGAAATCTACTTCTTACAAGCTTTATGGTGTTCTTTGCAAATCAGAAAGTATATATTATGCACTTCTTCATACCCGGCGTGGACGTTGAGACGTCTTTCGGTTATCTATTGACAACAGCTTTGCATTCGTTGTGTTTTCTCGCTGGCGCTTTTGGCCTCTTTGGAGGTGAtttgttttttctaatttatctGGGGCAACCCGAGTTGTTTCGCGACATTTTGATATTGAAAGTGCACGAACTTAACGAAGCGGCCGCCCAAAAGGACAATAAAACTGAAAGCCTATTAATTAGTATTATTGAATGGCATCAATACTACACGGA TTACAATGAACGCTGTAATGAGTTATTCTATTACATAATCACTATGCAAATTCTGACATCGGGCGTATCAATCGTCTTCACTATGTACATCATACTAATGGGCGACTGGCCGGGAGCGTATTTGTACATTTTGATAGCATTAAGTGGCCTCTACCTGTACTGCATTATTGGCACGAATATACAAACGTGT AACGAGACATTCTTTGAGGAACTTTACAACATAAATTGGTACGAATTGGATGTGAAGGGGCGCAAAATGATGATACTAGTTTTAATGAAATCACAAAATCCAAGCGAGATCAAAATTGGAGGCGTCCTGCCACTCTCCGTTCAAACTGCACTTCAA ataacaaaaacaatttatggcATTTTCACTATGATGTTGGGATTTTTGGATGAAGAACAGTGA